TTTGGTTGGGAATTGATTCATGTTGTATATGTTGGGATACCGTTTTAGGGGTTTGAGGTCAATGTGCTAAAGCATTTACTGGTGATCCTGAGATTATCACAATCATTAATGCAATTAATTTGTCTGAGCTATCGTTTTATTAAGCGCTGATTACAAACTTTAATATTGCAAGTTCAAATCTTGATTTACTCAATGCAATTAAGCTTCAACTTCACAAAATGATAATGCATTTGCTTGCGATTTGCTTCAGACGCTCTGAACTACATTTTTGTTCCTTTTAAATATGTTTAGCTAGAGTCTAGAAGTAAGTAATACATAACTAGTAGTTGTGTAAGTTGACGGTTTAGTGTGATTGAAGAGAGAGAAtgttttgtatagctcatttggAGTCCAATGTTTTGTCAATGAAGTTTAATTATGTAGAGAGAGAATGTTGCAGGGATATTGTCATTTAGGTATTGCATTGACTTAGAAGTTTAAGACATGGCACTGGTATTTTATCACATAAGCTATTACTATAAGTTGGTTTATGCAGAATTATTGTAATAGAAGTCCCAAAGGTCTAGAGTTAGGGTCTTCAGGGTGCACTGAAGAGTTGCAACACTGGATCAATCAAAGCACCTAGTATTTCTTCTTTAATACAATTAAAACACCTTCAACTCTCACAGAGGGTAATGGACAATGACAAAATAACCAAACCTGGTTAGTGACACCTCCTAGTGTATTCAGATTATCATTTAATCTTGTATGCAGATCTCCTCTTCTTTTTTGGGTGGGGAGGTGTCTTTGGATGCTGCTGTGAGAATGTTCTAATTACGTTATGTTCTTGGTCTTTGGCATtgatttttgtttcttgttatTTGCATCACAGAATTccacacaaaaaaaatatgaaagagtTGTTTAAATAATTTCCATATTTTCTAAGCTTATTTATTACAACGCGATTTGGAAATGGATTTTTGGGGCTGTGGGTTTTGGTTATTATGGTAGATGATACTTTTTATCTGTCTCTTAGTTGTGACATGTTGATTTTTATTGCGTGAAATATGCTGCAAAGGCATCTGAAGTAATTTTTTCCCTGGTTTCTCCAGCTATATGATCAATTGCAGAAGATTCTTGGGGTCAAACATGAGCTGGAAGCAGGATTTTCATGGTCTCTATTACAAAGAACAGATTTAGAATCTGACACGGCGAGCCGGGGATTTCCTCAAAGAGTGGAATGCAATTCTAAGTTAGCTGTTGCATTATCTGTCATGGATGAGTGCTTTTTGCCCATTGTTGACAGGAGGAGTGGAATTAATTTGATCCATAATGTGCTTTATAATTGTGGGTAAGTGCCTTTTGGCGACATGCTACCCCACTGTTCATAATTGGAGTCTGGTCCAGCTAGACaactttgtttcaaatcttGCCTATTTTGTCTAAAATTTGCCTTTGGACTTATTTGCTTGGGAAGATTGTGTATTTGTTTTTTACTTGTGATGCTCCACGAGTTCAAAATTCTGGTTGAAGCCATCACGTTTGCATGACTTTAGCTGCATTAAAGCATACTTTAATGTCTGTGTAGTATTTTCaatcttgtgatttaatctgATTTTTTCCCCTTTGTTGCCAGAAGTACTGCTTATGATTCTTGTCGTTTTCTGATTGTCACTATTGAAGTTTTTGTTGCTGTTGCTGCCTTGTGTGTCATTGGCTCTGTCAGATATCTTGTCCCTCTTTTGGCGACCATCCACCCTGTCATTCATTCTCTGGTGCCTTTTGTGTGGTGTACCCATATAAACATGATCATGCCTTTCTACATTATTCTCCCCCTCTCGATTCAGCTAATTATGCATGCAGATTTGATTGTATCTTTGGGATCAGTTTCCTTATGCttcctttattttttctctGTAGAGCAAACTTTAGTCGGTTGAATTATCATGGCTTCTTCACAGTGGTTTTGGAGAGGGGTGATGAAATAATTTCTGCAGCATCTATCAGGTAAATGACTAATGATATCAACATTAGCGGTCTGCAGAAAATTGTTTGTCAATTTCTTCTATTATCAAGTAAAAAATGGCAATCACACCTTTTTCGTAAGATGTTAATGTTGAAGGTGTTCATGTGATCTTTCTTATAACCTTTCTTATAACAAATCttaattttgtccttttctgAATGgaaccttcttttttttttggtcgctTAATTGGCCAGCACACTgttgaaagttgaaattttttcTGACACACCTTTGGGAATTTAGTTGTTGGTAACTTTCCGGGTTTTGAACTATTAATATTGTTCTTTGCACTATTCAATTAGCTGTTTTTTTATTAACCAATCAGGGTTGCTTTTTGAAAGATTAGTCTACTACATTTGCTATGCATTTGTGTTGGCAGTAACCATGGGTAACATCATTGTTAGTACTGTTATGGGCCCTGCTTTTTAAATTTGGTGAAAAATTATCAAGGTTAACGCCTTGTCACATGTTTTGATAAATTAATTAGGTAGGCAACCTTTATGGTGATCTAATCAGTGATGTGTGGCTGTAGTTCAGATTGTGTTCTTGCATCCATGTTTGCTTTCTGTGTGTATTATCCACATTTGAAGTTATTCTAATTATTCAGCTGCTCATCCTTTTGCTAGGATCCATGGACTACAATTAGCAGAGATGCCTTTTATTGGAACTCGCAACATATATAGGCGCCAAGGAATGTGCCGACGGCTATTGTCTGCAATTGAATCGGTATGAGTGCTGCTAATTCTATTTTATGCTTTTTAGTTGAAAAAGATCTGttggattttttcttttgtgctGAGCCAGTACAGCATTATCTGTCAAGTCCTCAAATTTGATGACCTTTTGTGATATATCCTTCTGCTTATTATCTTCTCTTTCAGTTTTTTAGGATCTGATAATCTATCATCCTTCACTgccataagaataagaatcctTAACCCTGACGGTTGGGCAGGGAGATTTAAGTTTGCTTTGTTtgttattcttatttgtttgtttAGATGTGTGGCTGGGTTGTTTGATGGGACATCTATCCTGGTGCTTGATGTGGATTCATTAAATGTATAGTGTAAGGAGTGGGGACATGTCAGCCATCATAAAGTCTGCCACGTGTTCTTTGTCCTATCTGAGGAGGATGAGTTGTTCATCCTTCAGCAATATATCCAGATCAAAAAGTTTCGTCTTTAAATTAGATGCATGACGTGAATGCATGTGCTTGTTAGTGTTGTAAATGTATTGTGTGCCTTGCCTGCTGTGGGAAGCAATGCAACTATGCCATGCTGCTTGAAGTAATTCTGAATACGTGTCAGCATGGACAATTGAGGCTGATAATTATGTCTCAACTGTTTatttacctttttattttaattataattgatttttattttggtttcttAGATGGACTAATCATGTAGTTGTCATCATTACATATTCAGGTCCTTTGCTCTCTCAAAGTCGAAAAATTGATAATTCCTGCAATTTCTGAGCATATGCATACATGGACTGTAGTTTTCGGTTTCAAACAACTTGAAGATCCAGACAAGAAGGAGATGAAGTCAATCAACATGTTGGTGTTTCCAGGGACAGATATGTTGCAGAAGCAACTGTTCAAGCAAGGAATTCCTGGCGGTAACCTGATTAATACATCTGCTTTCCTTGTGTTTTTCTGAtaccttttttttcttgtaaagAAAGTTTGTCTTGATTGATATTTCTACCTCAGGTCTGAAAGGTTTTGATTCGAAAGACAATTTGCCTCGGCTGCCTGCTTCAGTGGAAAAACCTGACATTGAGTCCCTCCAGAATCAGGAGATGAACAGTGGCTCTAGGGGTGGATCAGACCATAAAAATAATGTCAGTGACAAAGCTGAGACTATTCCTCTGTTTTCAGCTTCTGCTATACCTTCAAATGATGGAACCGTAGCTGGTGCTTCAGAGACTGCTAATGAATCTGATATCCAAATCTTTAGTAAGGATATCGGAGAATCTCAGCTTGTTAAGGATGGCGTAGAATCTTCCAGCAAGAGCAGTTCTCGCTCTGGTGTAGCCACTGACCCTCCTGTGATTGAAAGCTCTATTTTGAATTTTCCAGCCAAACCTGACACTCCATCCTCTGTAAATGGTTTAGTGAGTGATGCACATAAAGTGGATGCACAATTTTCTTCATCAGGTTCTCTTCTTGATTTTCGGTGTAAAACATCAGAAAACATGGTTGAGGATGCAGATGAAAACCACAGTCCTGTTTCCATTGCTACTGTCCATAATAGTGATGCAAATTGCATTCAGAACCACAAAGTAAGAAATACCCCTTCAGCATCTTCTTCTGGTACAGAAGTTGTGCAAGACCTGGGTAATAGAGATGCCTTTGGAAAAGGTTCTGATGGTGCTGTTCCTGAAGCTGTGATGAAATGCGTTACTGTTGAAACTGTACCCAGATTTTTCCCAGAAACATCTTCACAGAATGGTAAAGAAATGTCTTGTAGCAAACAGAATTTTGCATCTGATCCTCAGCATATTAATGGTGAAGATCTAATATTGCGATTTAACTCAGACTTGAATCAGCCAGTCACAATGGATGATGAAAGCGAGTCACAGGCGTCCTTGAAAATTGTTGGTGATGCTAAAACAGCGAGCAATCTGAAAATTGATTCTGTTGGTTGTGACAAAGGAACCTCTGCAGGTAGTGATGCTAACAATGATGCTAGAACTGATGTAAAAGGTCGTCATTGTGAAAATGCTTCTGATTCCTTGAATCAAGGCTCTTcgggaaatgaatttgaaagggAAGAAGAGGGTCATAGTTCTGATTCTGCTTCTCGACGCACAGGTGCTGAAGTCACTGCTGAGGTTAGTTTTGTTCATAAGAACACTTCAGGAATAGAGAATGGACTCTTTGTTGCTTCAGAATCTCATTCTGAAGCAGAAGTTCCTCTTCCAGATAAAGAAGTCCATTGTTCAAGTGAATTGGAACATGGGTGTGAGGTAAATGCAGGAGGAGTTGGTGGTTGTCCTCTTTCTGATTCTTCTGGTGCCAGAGTTCTTGAGGTGTCTGAAACCAGAGATCGATTTGATGGAGCACACAAGTTGGATGACTCATAGAAGGGTAGGAGAGTCCTTGATTGTGCTGATACAGATCTTGGTTCTTGTGTATCTTTGGTGCAAAATTCAAGAGTCGAGTGATGAGGATATCCTGCATATGATTGTTAAGACAGTCCTAGGTTCTAGTCTATTTAGGTGTAAATTTTATATTCGGAATTGTAAATTGGACCAAGATATTATGCCATTTTGGAAACAACTTTCTTTATCCTAGGGAATAGGCTAAGGTGCTGTGACCTCTTCGACAAGAGTTGATCATGGGCGAGGACTGGGTAAAAATGGTTCAAGAACATGGCGATCGACTTGCCACGTATGTCATCTGTTGGAAGACACTTGGACTCGGATGCTCCAGATTATATGTTAACGTCCCTGCCATGGCTGATGCTCTTGGTTATTTGCTCCGTATGTTCTCAGAAGTCATCCAGCTGCAGTTCCTCCGATCGAACAAACAAAAAGTTGGAAAGGAAGTTGCCTGAGCTGGGCAACAAATTTTGTCAAACTCTGCTAACTCAAGTGGTgaatattttcttagatttGCTTAATGTATATAGCTGTATTTGGGTTGCCATTTTCCGAGTATTGGAGACCTTGTATTCCATCATTTAACGGTAATTTAATCAGAATATCGTTTAGTTTCTCGCTGTTTTTCTTCTCACGATGAAAGCAGCCATTAATTTTGCATTCAATGGTGCCTACTACTGCAAGCAGTGAATCAAGTCGAGTGCAATTTAGTCAGAAAACTTGAAGATAGACCGGTGGAGTAGGTGGCTCAGTTGTAATATAAGCGGGAAAAAATGACCCAGCCTCGCTTGGAGCTTATATATATGTTCTCTACTCCTGTTAAATCTTTTGTTAGATATTACTTTATGCGGGTTGATTTTTTCGGAGAGTTGATTCTTGCATTGCCAATTCTTTGAACTTTGTGAAATTTCTGCAGCTGACAAAGTTTAGACCTCAGTTGATACCTTTGAAACGCTTGAATCCTGCTGTGCTGGCTAGTCCCGTCTTTATGAACTGCTGCCCAGTTAAGCTGCGTAGGCAACATTCTTGTGTCATTTGGCAATGGAATGCAAGACCTCGCACGTACGGTTCATAGATGGGTACAAAAAAAGAGTTAACATGCCGACTGTGCGAGAGTTTTGTCCTTAACGCTACAGAAGCCTGTCCCCTGAAATTCAGGAAATGAAAGGGCCAAAAATTTAGCTTAATCTCTCTCAAAAGATCAGAGCAAACGAATTCTAAACTTCTAATATGGTGTAATGTGATCAAGGTTATTCGATATTTAAGATGAGAATTTTGGTGTAATATGATAGGTTATTCgatattcaagaaaataatgatGATCTTTTCAAATATAAGATTCGGAAGCTTGCAAATTCATGCTACATTGACATGACAGTAATGTTtggatttttgtttctttttttttctgaataatGATGATTTGGAGATGTTTGGTTTACATTATACTCGTACAAGGAAGCAAGAGTCGATTTTGCCTTGAAATCGTGCCTCGCTCCTTCGCCGTCGGTCTCTTTTTTTGAGTTTAGGGGAACGTTTTTATTTCAACTCTAGCACGCCTTTCAAAAGCTATCACCACTTGCGAACATACGAAGACGCGCAGAAGCTCTGCAGTCTGCTCTGATCGTGTGTCGCATGGAGCTTTCGGTTGCTCCTCGTCGCTACCTCGTACGCTCTCCGTCTGCATCGTCATCGTCTCATCTTCAACAACCCAAAGCCACAAGGATCAATCTATCAAAACCAGCTTTTATTTCCTTCCCAACCCAAATTTTCTCAGTTTTCTACAAATCCTCTTACCACCCCATCCAAAACAGACCCTTTACTCCTCTTTCAATGGACCCACCCAGAATAATTACTCAGGCttctgaaaatgaaaatggatCCCCCCTAACTTCTTCTCAAATGGGTATTTGCTACAAATTCCTTTAAgccgctttttttttttttttttcttttttgcagaTTTTGATTCTGATGTTACGATTTTAGGTAGAGTTGGGGAAGTGAAGAGGGTGACGAAAGAGACTAATGTGTTTATTAAAGTGAACTTGGACGGTAATGGTGTAGCTGAGAATGCCACTGGAATTCCCTTTCTTGATCATATGTTGGATGTgagtctttcttttttctttatgtactattttttgaattaaaaaagtCGAAATTTCCCTCTTTATTAGTATAAACCTTTAATCTTTTAGTTGTGTTTTCTGCAAAAGTTGGAAAACGTAGCCTGTCGTAGACGAGTTTATTGAAGGTATGTTTAAAATGCTTTTAGAATAGGTTTATAACTTTGACAAATTcacaatttcaaaagtttcattCGTTCCATACATGGTACAATAGAAATGTAAGAGCATCTGTCTTCGAGGACAaattgc
This Coffea arabica cultivar ET-39 chromosome 3e, Coffea Arabica ET-39 HiFi, whole genome shotgun sequence DNA region includes the following protein-coding sequences:
- the LOC113738253 gene encoding imidazoleglycerol-phosphate dehydratase, chloroplastic-like isoform X2, whose amino-acid sequence is MELSVAPRRYLVRSPSASSSSHLQQPKATRINLSKPAFISFPTQIFSVFYKSSYHPIQNRPFTPLSMDPPRIITQASENENGSPLTSSQMGRVGEVKRVTKETNVFIKVNLDGNGVAENATGIPFLDHMLDQLASHGLFDVHVKATGDYHIDDHHTNEDVALALGTALLQALGDRKGINRFGDFSAPLDEALIHVALDLSGRPHLSFDLQIPTERVGTYDTQLVEHFFQSLVNTSGMTLHIRQLAGKNSHHIIREF